The proteins below are encoded in one region of Serratia symbiotica:
- the proA gene encoding glutamate-5-semialdehyde dehydrogenase, protein MLEQMGKAAKLASWQLAVLSTAKKNQVLSVMADMLEANSEAILHANEQDMAQARTTGMGEALLDRLLLTPARLAAIANDVRQVCRLNDPVGQVLDGSLLDSGLKLERRRVPLGVIGVIYEARPNVTLDVASLCLKTGNAVILRGGKETHHTNQATVNVIQQALEQCGLPAAAVQVIDSPDRALVNELLRLDRYIDMLIPRGGAGLHQLCREQSTIPVITGGIGVCHIYVDDSVDVDKALAVIENAKIQRPSACNSLETLLVNRHIAEEFLPALSARMAAVGVTLHAAENAMPLLQNGPATAVAVVAEDYDDEWLSLDLNVALVDDIDQAINHIRTHGTHHSDAILTRSLSSAEHFVRAVDSSAVYVNASTRFTDGGQFGLGAEVAVSTQKLHARGPMGLDALTTYKWIGYGDDLVRS, encoded by the coding sequence ATGCTTGAGCAGATGGGGAAAGCCGCCAAGCTGGCTTCCTGGCAATTGGCGGTGCTGAGTACGGCGAAGAAGAACCAGGTGCTGTCGGTAATGGCCGATATGCTGGAAGCCAACAGCGAAGCGATTTTGCACGCTAATGAACAGGATATGGCACAGGCGCGTACAACCGGCATGGGCGAAGCGTTGCTTGATCGCCTGTTGCTGACCCCGGCTCGGCTGGCGGCGATCGCCAACGACGTGCGCCAGGTGTGCCGCCTGAACGATCCGGTTGGCCAGGTGCTGGATGGCAGCCTGCTGGACAGCGGGCTAAAGTTGGAACGCCGCCGTGTGCCGCTCGGGGTGATCGGCGTAATTTATGAGGCGCGGCCGAACGTCACCCTCGATGTTGCCAGCCTGTGCCTGAAAACCGGCAACGCGGTGATCCTGCGCGGCGGTAAGGAAACCCACCACACTAATCAGGCGACGGTGAACGTGATCCAACAGGCGTTGGAGCAGTGCGGCCTGCCAGCGGCAGCGGTACAAGTGATCGACAGCCCGGACCGCGCGCTGGTGAACGAACTGTTGCGTTTGGATCGCTACATCGACATGCTGATCCCGCGTGGCGGTGCTGGCTTGCACCAGTTGTGCCGCGAACAATCGACCATCCCGGTGATCACTGGCGGCATCGGCGTTTGTCATATTTATGTGGACGACAGTGTCGATGTCGACAAAGCGTTGGCGGTGATCGAAAACGCCAAGATCCAGCGCCCAAGCGCCTGCAACTCACTGGAAACGCTGTTGGTGAATCGCCACATCGCAGAAGAATTCTTGCCAGCGCTGAGTGCCAGGATGGCGGCGGTGGGGGTGACGCTACATGCGGCCGAGAATGCCATGCCGCTGTTGCAAAATGGCCCCGCGACGGCAGTGGCGGTAGTGGCAGAGGATTACGACGACGAATGGCTATCGCTGGATCTGAACGTAGCGCTGGTGGATGACATCGATCAGGCCATCAACCATATCCGCACCCACGGCACCCACCACTCCGATGCGATCCTCACCCGATCGCTGAGCAGCGCTGAACACTTTGTACGTGCGGTGGACTCTTCGGCGGTGTACGTCAACGCCAGCACCCGTTTCACCGACGGCGGCCAGTTCGGTCTGGGGGCAGAAGTGGCGGTCAGCACTCAGAAGCTGCATGCTCGTGGCCCGATGGGGTTGGATGCGCTGACCACCTACAAGTGGATCGGCTACGGCGACGATCTGGTGCGCAGTTAA
- a CDS encoding IS1 family transposase: MSKPVVTRVFAKSKLHHMGNEVWSFVGSKKKQRWSRYAWEPHLKRLVAYSFARRSKKTCRKSLRLLSGPVSSSGGQTTSAAYDMLPDKKHITGKLYTQRVERENLTLRNRPKRLNRKTFGHSKSAKCMISSSVDLLSVNIISYNINQRIEYTTLTFNR; encoded by the coding sequence ATGTCCAAGCCCGTTGTCACGCGGGTATTTGCCAAATCAAAACTGCATCATATGGGTAATGAAGTGTGGTCATTTGTAGGCAGCAAAAAGAAACAGCGTTGGTCAAGGTATGCATGGGAACCACACCTCAAACGCCTTGTCGCTTATTCTTTTGCTCGCCGAAGTAAAAAGACATGTCGCAAATCACTAAGGCTGTTATCAGGCCCAGTGTCGTCTTCTGGAGGACAAACAACTTCAGCAGCATATGATATGCTGCCAGATAAAAAGCACATTACTGGCAAGCTTTACACACAGCGAGTTGAACGCGAAAACCTGACCCTTCGCAACAGGCCGAAACGACTGAACCGTAAGACGTTCGGGCACTCAAAATCCGCAAAATGTATGATAAGCTCATCGGTAGATTTATTGAGTGTCAACATTATCAGTTATAACATCAATCAACGCATTGAATACACGACCCTCACATTCAATCGGTGA